GATCATCTTTACTAAAATAAAGATACCAGATTTTGTATAACTCTGTTTCTTCTGAAAATCAATACACAAAGAGTTGagatattattttgttaatcaatATTATTTGGGGTCCCacacatatattattttgttaatcaatatttgttttatatttttattgtaattgaaattataaaattaataattcatgaatataattataagtagtcAATTTATACttacaatattaattttgtgtgcaattaattaattagtaataaaattgttaattaaattaatttatgataaatttattaaactgaaatagttaaaaatatatatataaaacaatcaaaaacacatgcactatgaatttaaaacaaaaatacattcataataatattgataatacTGCATAAACATTCACCAATAACAAATCGAGATGTTAAGTAACCTTAATAACAGTTAATGTAatgtaaaaactaattatattaaaacaacATATTAATATTCCAGGAAATTAGCACCACTTCTGCCAAGATTGTTGAAATAGTTTCCAAGAGGCTTCGAGCCTGAAGAAGGTGGTGTTGAAAATATCCTCTTTTTTGCATAATTCATGCTTAGTCAGATTGAATATAAGCACGAATATTATGATCACTAATTGTGCTCAAATCTGTCATCaagatcttattttttatttgcgcTTTTCATAGCTATTTTAtctacatttttctttttcagtatCTCCATAAGTTGTCGGTTATCTTCTTGCAATTTGTCCATTGTTGATATAAAATCAGcttcattctttttattaataaaatatttaattaaatcattgttaaaaataattacttttaagtatttttttattgaataataataataataataataataaatgagatGTATAAGGAATATTatgagaatatatatttttttagagtttGTTGTTGGAGTATAATTTATCAGAAGAAAccaaatttgaaattatgataaaatttttgagTCATGGGGTTAGAGATTACCGAAGAAGTAGTGCATCAACACACATCCACATATACCCCTAGTACACAGTGGCTTGTCCAcctagtaaataaaaaaacaaaaaaatcttgaaattgACGACAAACCTTGAAAAACTAGAAAagtaattgaaaattaattcaatttccGAGAAAATTGATTATGCACGAAGTTTCCTTCTTACAACTACTAATCATAATGTTCTTTTGTtagtataaattatttattcaccTTTTactctatgtttctttttatttgtcattttctaacatcaagaagtatttattatttttttttcttaaaattacccttaacactctatttaattatcttcttggaattaaatatgagagaaatataaagatataaattaggggtaattttgggaagataactattttttaaaaaaattttgtgaaataactaaattttttttgtttgtgagattcggttaaccacaacaaataaaaaagaaccgAAAgagtattaattaaaaaaatatatattatatacgaATGATAGCAATCTCGTAGTATTTGGAGAAGCTAAGTCAATGTTGAGATCAACTCAAATGCTTCTTTTGAGCCTTGCTCTTCCACACAAGTAAACATCATGATCCATATATTCTAACAAATTAAGTCTCTTCCACACAAGCCAACATCATGATAAattcaaacaaagaaaattcttaGTTCACACATGATTAAGAAGAAtcatatttgtgtgtgtgtatttttattatcatcaagTTCTGCATTCCATTAATTGCTACTCTCTTCACAATTCAAACATGGAATATCACAATCCCATCATGGGGCCACAATACTGTCTTCCCTACGCTACAGATCTTGTTTTCTCCAAAACAATCGCCGGAGTGAGGCATGGTGAGCTCGCCGTCACCGACGTTAACGGCAAACCCCTCTTTTGGTTTGATGGCTCTTCTAAAGATAACATGTGGTTCTTAGTTGATGCAAACTCTTCAAGCCCTCTCATTtccctaaaaagaaaaaaggtacATGTTATATATCTCAATTATTATCACCTTTTTatgactttttttaaatttatttctctctctctatatatatatgtgtgtgtgttaaaGAGTTGGAGTTGTCATGATCGGTGGCAAGTATTCAGAGGTGCtagcaagaagaaaagagatcTGTTGTTTAAGTTGAAGAGGAGCTCATCATTTGGGTTCAATACATTGTGGCGAGTGAATCTTGCTGCTAATAAGACCATAGAGAATAAGTATGATTTTAAGATAAAAGGAGGGTATAAAAAGAGATCAATCAAGATTTACAAGGGGGATACGTCCATTGTTGTTGCTcaggtatatatatttataattatacgtacatgcatgcatgcactttTTAGGTACGTAGACACAAACGTTTATAGGAATTCAATTTGTACATGCAGATGAGGAAGGAACACAAGTTTGTGAATTTGCCATGGGACAAACATGCATTTGTGGTGAACATCAATCCATACACAGACCATGCCTTTATTGTCTCACTCATTGTTATCCTCCATCTCCATCATCTCCCTAAAGAAGTTGATTCTTCCATGCCGGAGGTTATAGATGCAATCGCTCAAGTTTTGCAAGCAGCATCTTCATGAGCTTGAAAGTCAAGAAGACCGTCTTCAGTCAAATATATTTCTTTGggtatttctttttctctcaagTGATCGGCATATTACATATGCATATTGATATGTGGTTGATTtgtccatgtttttttttattattcatcttatgataaaattgttttttttatattattcattttatgataaaattgtTGGCTTATTTTAATGTGCttgttatgtattattatttgaaaaataagtagatatatttttatcaattgttATAACACTATATAAAAAGGTttgtctatgttttttttttaatcattggtACTGAGTCTTTTGTATAAGATACTCGATCATttcagaaaaaacaaaaaatcgaAACCTATGTAAGGTAAGAGTATGATGTTATTGAGCTTAAGG
The DNA window shown above is from Dioscorea cayenensis subsp. rotundata cultivar TDr96_F1 chromosome 12, TDr96_F1_v2_PseudoChromosome.rev07_lg8_w22 25.fasta, whole genome shotgun sequence and carries:
- the LOC120273661 gene encoding protein LURP-one-related 15-like, yielding MEYHNPIMGPQYCLPYATDLVFSKTIAGVRHGELAVTDVNGKPLFWFDGSSKDNMWFLVDANSSSPLISLKRKKSWSCHDRWQVFRGASKKKRDLLFKLKRSSSFGFNTLWRVNLAANKTIENKYDFKIKGGYKKRSIKIYKGDTSIVVAQMRKEHKFVNLPWDKHAFVVNINPYTDHAFIVSLIVILHLHHLPKEVDSSMPEVIDAIAQVLQAASS